In Achromobacter pestifer, the DNA window ACGCGCTGGATGGTGACATAGCGCTGTTCAACGTTGCGTACCAGCCAGCGGGCTTCCTGAAGCTCCTGGGCCATGGGGCTGCGGTCGTCGAGGTGGGCGCGCCGGAACAGTTCGGCATAGGTCTGGTGCAGCCGCGCCTGGGGCATGGCGTTGCGGTTGGGCAGCACGCGCCAGCGCGATTGCCATTTGTCCACGAACACGTCGGGCACGACATAGACGGGCGCTTCGGCGCTATAGCGGCCGCCCGGTTTCGGGTCCAGGCTGCGGATCAGCGCGCAGGCCTCGCGCAAGGCGTCCTCGGAGCAGCCTAACTGCTGGCGCAGGCCGGCGCAGTCGTTGCGGGCCAGCCGGTCGAGCTGCTGCTGCACGATGCGCAAGGCCAGCGCGCGCAGGTCGGCGCTGATGCCGGCCGAGGCCGCCAATTGCAGGGACAGGCATTCGCTCAGGTCGCGGGCGGCCAAGCCCGGGGCGTCCAGCTGCTGGACCAGGCGCAACGCGGTCATCCATTCGCCTTCATCGGGAACCGGCTGCGCGCCGCGCGGCGCGTCGCCCCATAAACTGGACAGCGGCGCGCGCAGGTATCCGTCGTCGTCCAAGGCGTCGATGATGTACTCGGCGAGCAAGCGGTCGCGCGCCTGCAACGGATAATTGCCCAGCTCCTGCGACAAGCGCTGGCTCATCGACAAGCGCGCAGCTACCCACAGCCCCTGGTCTCCGTCCGCGCCGTCGCCCTGGGCGCGCGTGGGGTAATCGCCTGAGTAGGCCGGCGCGTCAGGCGGCGGCAGCTCGGTTTGCGCCGCGGGCTCCAGCGGC includes these proteins:
- a CDS encoding RNA polymerase factor sigma-54, whose amino-acid sequence is MVYPTQELRLRQQMTLAPRLQQSVKLLQMTAMEFTTAVEQALASNPFLEDPDEQESDLPPAADGFAPADLPSPAPLEPAAQTELPPPDAPAYSGDYPTRAQGDGADGDQGLWVAARLSMSQRLSQELGNYPLQARDRLLAEYIIDALDDDGYLRAPLSSLWGDAPRGAQPVPDEGEWMTALRLVQQLDAPGLAARDLSECLSLQLAASAGISADLRALALRIVQQQLDRLARNDCAGLRQQLGCSEDALREACALIRSLDPKPGGRYSAEAPVYVVPDVFVDKWQSRWRVLPNRNAMPQARLHQTYAELFRRAHLDDRSPMAQELQEARWLVRNVEQRYVTIQRVAEAIVKRQQTFFEYGDVALRPLMLREVADDLDLHESTVSRATVGKYMVTPRGVFEFRHFFSRELATDTGGSCSATAVRALIKEMVEAEDPAMPLSDVALTQQLAANGILLARRTVSKYRGQLRMPPAELRRRH